A genomic stretch from Etheostoma cragini isolate CJK2018 chromosome 8, CSU_Ecrag_1.0, whole genome shotgun sequence includes:
- the c8h11orf96 gene encoding uncharacterized protein C11orf96 homolog — MAAVRQMVMEASGFHVLPAHLMASAMEEFPQQLPVPQGPARGKSRSRRPREARFKTQPVTFAEIAEVEEEGSSPLEEERARRSFLQSLENLRRSTQTLHCPPAAHHSCNPTPTQASLDSSDSDSTQ; from the coding sequence ATGGCTGCTGTGCGTCAGATGGTTATGGAGGCCTCTGGCTTTCATGTCCTGCCGGCTCACCTCATGGCCTCAGCCATGGAGGAGTTCCCCCAGCAGCTGCCTGTTCCCCAGGGCCCAGCAAGGGGCAAGAGCCGCTCCCGCAGACCTCGTGAGGCTCGCTTCAAAACACAGCCTGTCACCTTTGCTGAAATTGCAGAGGTAGAAGAGGAGGGTTCCTCAcccctggaggaggagagggcaCGTCGTTCCTTCCTGCAGTCCCTGGAGAACCTGCGGCGGAGCACACAGACCCTCCATTGCCCGCCGGCTGCCCATCACAGCTGCAACCCCACACCTACACAGGCCAGCCTGGACTCCAGTGACTCGGATTCCACCCAGTGA